CTCTATACAAATAGACGCCAAAAACGATGAAGATCTATATCTGTTAAGCTTAAGCCCATTTACAAGGGTTAGTAAAGAGAAGATCGAGAAATTTAAAAACAATATTTCAAAAAATTCTATATTTAACACGTCAATGGGTAAAGAAATCTTTGGAAACACAGATAGATTCTTTGAATTTGCACAAGCTGCCGACTATTTAAGTCATATAGATAAGCACTTTAAAAATGCTAAAGACATGGAAGAGATAATCAAAAATGAGAAAGAATTTTTAAAGGCAAATATAGAGGAATTTAAGACTTTCTTTTTAAATTTGAATTCGAATACGGAACGAGATCGCATTGTTTATGCTTTGGGTAAACCAACCTCAATACCAATCGATGATAGAGGTATGATGCAACTACTATCAGAGGAGTCTAATGATGCAATTAAGATAGAAACAGAATACTATTATCCAGCAACAAAAGTATTTTTATTAACGATGGGATATTTTATATTAAGACAAATATTTGATAATTCCATAATTAAACCAGAATCTTATCTCGGGGATGAAGCCATAAATTTATATGGCGAAACGCTTCTAGTTTTATCTAAAAATACCTATTATCTAAAGGAAGATAAAACAAAAGTTCCTATATATTTCTTTAAAAAAGAAAAAAAAGAAAAAAAAGAAAAAGAGGAAAAAGCGAGACAAAAGGATGCCATCTGTATAGAAGAGATAGTGGAAACAATAGAAAAAAGCCATGTGGCGGATGATGATCATATATTGAATGATGATACATATAGTGAGTTAAAAAAGATACTTGAAGAGCCAACAACTATAGATACATATGATATGAGTGATGAGAAATTTGCAAGTAAATTCAAAAAAGAAAATTCTTTAAGTGACGAAGAATATAAAGAACTTAAAAAGACACTTAGTAATCCTAATAATATAGATACGAGCAGTATAGAGGATGAAAAATTTAAAAGATATATAAAACAGATAAATGATGATGAGTATAAGGATATGATAGATTTTTCATTAAAGTCTATAATGAACGATATATTGTACGATATATTTCCATTTTATGGCTTTTTTATAGATAAATGCGGTGAAACTGTATGGAAAAGTGTCATAAGGACAATGTTTTATGTAGGAAAAGACGCTGCTCCTCTTAATGTCGTTAAAGGTATATTTATGGCAACGGGTGGGGAGCTTAGATTGGTCACGCTAATAAAAGAAAAACCTTATTTAATATTCATCGGCAAAAATGATGACAAAAATCTTAATCTTCATAAAAGTCGCGAATTTTTTAAGATGCAAAAGCTAAAAAGCAATGACTACCTTTTTTCTTATTTTGGACAAAAAGCAGAAGACAAAGCTCAACGTCTAAATCAGGAAAAATTAGCACAAGAGTATAAAGGTACTACAATAAAACTTATAACTTTAAGGATAGGTATAGAATTTGCAAAAAATGCAGGAAAGGCAACAATATCTAATCTAGCAAAAGCCGGCTTTAATTTTTTTATAGATAGTGCTTATACTTCATCTTACGAACACCAAAAAAGATCTTATGAACTAATACTTCATAAGTATTTCACAAATAAATTTAATGATACCTATGCTGTTAAGAATATATCTTATGAACCAAATTCAAATAAAACAAGTGAATATACTTACTACCCTATAGAGATATACTCATCTTTTATAAATATAGATCTAAAAAGAACTATCATAGGAGGAAGACTATCTAGTGGAGGACTAGACTACCATAACTTCTTCTACTATGATATAAACACTACTACAAACAAACTAGACTCTAACCTATCAAAAGATATAAGCCTAGATACTATGATATCTTATCTATGTCTAGATGAACTAAGAACAGATAATAAAACTGATGAAGAGTTCTTTAATAATCTAAACAAAAGAAACAAGAAGCTAGCATATTCACCAAAAGAGCTTATGCTACAAGGAGTTAAAACATTGCTTACAATAAGTCCATCAAATCCAATAGGTATAAAACAAAGAGAGAAAATTTATGATATGTATAAGACAAATAAAAGCACCTCAAAACAAGCCCTGCCAATAGACAAATACAACGAAGCTATGGAGATACTAGAAGACTTTAAAAATGGAAATTTAAACACCTTTGGCTCAGAAGTAGATAATAAATCAAGAAGACTACTAAAAGCATTAGATGTTATAGGAAACAACAATGTCAAGGGTATGTATGTGGGGTGTAAAGATAACTATAGTAACGGTAAATTTAATATTTCTAAGGCTATAATCCCCCCTCGCCTAATCGGTCGTCTAGCCACCACCATAGTAATGGAAGATGGTCTATATATAGGATAAGAGATGAAGAAGATCATATTTATCATCATAGCTCTTTTATTAGCAGGATCATTATTAATAATAAACAAAGGAAATTTAATGGATAAAGAAATTTATACGGTTATAGCGCCAAATGGAAATATAATTGAGATCGATAAGAAGACAAATTTAATTGTTTCAAAAAATATTGCAAATGATGAAGCTTATCTAAAAGAAAAATCTCAAATGCTCCTACAAGCCCGCTCCATCCTAGACTCATCTCCATATAAAAACTATAAACCTCTATACTATAACCCTAAGCCAAATTCTCTAGGTCAAACAGACTATCTATCATTTAAACCATGGCTAGACATTAGCTATAAACCAAGCTCTACTAAACTATCACCTTGGACTAAATCAGAAAAAGCCTACTATGAAAGTTTAAAAGATAAGAGAGATAGATATATCTATCTAGTAAAAAGAAGCAATCTAAAATGCACTATGATAGATATACCAGATGATGCCATAGGTAGAGTAGATAGCAATGGCAAACTAACAAAGCCAGAGTATGCTGAAATTTATGATGAAGTAGATAGAAATAAAAATACACTTAAATCAGAACTCTTTATAGGAGAGTGGGGAATTTGTGCTGGAGTATTAGGAGATAGTGAATCACTAGGTAATGGAAATGAAGGTGGATTTAAAGCAAGAGAATTTCAAGCAGTATTTCTAGCAGCCCAACTAGGAGTAGTGGAAGCACTACATGTACTAGCAGATTGCTTTAAATACTATACATATACAGTTGGAGTAAATAAAAATTTAGATACCTACGAAAAAATTATTAAACTATATAAAAATCCCCCACTAGATGAATATGGAATGATGCCTTATCTAGATGAGATAGTAGGGAACTATTTCGTGATGGATTTTAATAGGGACAATTTAGTAGTTATACCAGATGGTGGTTTTTATGCTGGACTTAGAGAGCTTGTAGAAGACAAAGGCAAGCTACTAGACCCTAGAGATATAGATGCAAACGAGACTACGAGAAACGAATTTGATAACTTTATAAAGAAAGTTCTAGATGACAATAAAGAGGATTTTAAAGGAGGTTTCCCTGCAGAATGGGATGAAAGAAGGCTATCTCTTTACATCGACTCCACCCTCCTAGAAGCTAAAATAATGTCCCTAACCCCACCAGAGGGATATCCTAATGCACCATACTACAACACACCAGAAGAGCTAACAAGACTATATGAGGCTGGTAAATTAGATAAAAAGCTAAACCCTCTAACACCAGTGATGTATAGAGATAGCTTCCCTGAAGATCTTAGGCAAAAGATCCTAAGCTATGCTAAAGAGCATAATATAAAGGATTAAAGAATAAATTTAATATCTATGGCTCCAAACGGAGCCACCTATGAACAACAAAAAAGATCTTATGAACTAATACTTCATAAGTATTTCACAAATAAATTTAATGATACCTATGCTGTTAAGAATATATCTTATGAACCAAATTCAAATAAAACAAGTGAATATACCTACTATCCTATAGAGATATACTCATCTTTTATAAATATAGACCTAAAAAGAACTATCATAGGAGGAAGACTATCTAGTGGAGGACTAGACTATCATAACTTCTTCTACTATGATATAAACACTACTACAAACAAACTAGACTCTAACCTATCTAAAGATATAAGCCTAGATACTATGATATCTTATCTATGTCTAGATGAGCTAAGAACAGATAATAAAACTGATGAAGAGTTCTTTAATAACCTTAACAAAAGAAATAAAAAACTAGCATATTCACCAAAAGAGCTTATGCTACAAGGAGTTAAAACATTGCTTACAATAAGTCCATCAAACTCAATAGATATAAAACAAAGAGAGAAAATTTATGAGATGTATAAAGAGTCTGTAGCTGAAAACAAAAGTGCCAATGCAACTTTTGGTATTCCAATAGACAAATACAACGAAGCTATGGAGATACTAGAAGACTTTAAAAATGGAAATTTAAACACCTTTGGCTCAGAGGTAGATAATAAATCAAGAAGACTACTAAAAGCATTAGATGTTATAGGAAACAACAATGTAAAGGGTATGTATGTGGGGTGTAGGGAGAGCTGGAAAGAAAAAGAAAATTTAGAAGAAAAAAATATCCCTCCTCGCCTAATCGGTCGTCTAGCCACCACCATAGTAATGGAAGATGGTCTATATATAGGATAAGAGATGAAAAAGATCATATTTATCATCATAGCTCTTTTATTAGCAGGATCATTATTAATAATAAACAAAGGAAATTTAATGGATAAAGAAATTTATACGGTTATAGCGCCAAATGGAATGGAAATACCATTTGATAAAAAGACAAATTTGATAGTTGCCGAAAAAAATCCCAATATGCAACTAGCTCCAGATCTTGCAGCCAAGCTAGTCCTCGACTCTCGCTCCATCCTAGACTCATCTCCATATAAAAACTATAAACCACTATATTATAACCCTAAACCAAATTCATTAGGTCAAACAGACTATCTATCATTTAAACCATGGCTAGATATTAGCTATAAACCAAGCTCAACTAAACTATCACCTTGGACTAAGACAGAAAAAGCCTACTATGAAAGCTTAAAAGATAAGAGAGATAGATATATCTATCTAGTAAAAAGAAGTAATCTAAAATGCACTATGATAGATATCCCAGATGATGCAATAGGTAGAGTAGATAGTAGTGGCAAACTAACAAAGCCAGAGTATGCTGAAATTTATGATGAAGTAGATAGAAATAAAAATACACTTAAATCAGAGCTTTTTATAGGAGAGTGGAATTTATGTGCTGGAGTATTGGGTAATCCATCAGCATTTGGTACTGGCGGTTCAGCAGGATTT
This genomic stretch from Campylobacter concisus harbors:
- a CDS encoding thioredoxin reductase, giving the protein MKKIIFIIIALLLAGSLLIINKGNLMDKEIYTVIAPNGNIIEIDKKTNLIVSKNIANDEAYLKEKSQMLLQARSILDSSPYKNYKPLYYNPKPNSLGQTDYLSFKPWLDISYKPSSTKLSPWTKSEKAYYESLKDKRDRYIYLVKRSNLKCTMIDIPDDAIGRVDSNGKLTKPEYAEIYDEVDRNKNTLKSELFIGEWGICAGVLGDSESLGNGNEGGFKAREFQAVFLAAQLGVVEALHVLADCFKYYTYTVGVNKNLDTYEKIIKLYKNPPLDEYGMMPYLDEIVGNYFVMDFNRDNLVVIPDGGFYAGLRELVEDKGKLLDPRDIDANETTRNEFDNFIKKVLDDNKEDFKGGFPAEWDERRLSLYIDSTLLEAKIMSLTPPEGYPNAPYYNTPEELTRLYEAGKLDKKLNPLTPVMYRDSFPEDLRQKILSYAKEHNIKD
- a CDS encoding 3-deoxy-D-arabinoheptulosonate-7-phosphate synthase is translated as MAPNGATYEQQKRSYELILHKYFTNKFNDTYAVKNISYEPNSNKTSEYTYYPIEIYSSFINIDLKRTIIGGRLSSGGLDYHNFFYYDINTTTNKLDSNLSKDISLDTMISYLCLDELRTDNKTDEEFFNNLNKRNKKLAYSPKELMLQGVKTLLTISPSNSIDIKQREKIYEMYKESVAENKSANATFGIPIDKYNEAMEILEDFKNGNLNTFGSEVDNKSRRLLKALDVIGNNNVKGMYVGCRESWKEKENLEEKNIPPRLIGRLATTIVMEDGLYIG